One Paucibacter aquatile genomic window, GTAGCTGCCGCTGACCGGCAGATGGCGGTACTCCAGACCGGCAGCTCGTGCGGCTGCTTCCATTTGCGCCGTAGTGGGCTGATCCGGGCCGCCTTCGAAGTCAGGGCGGTTGTTGATCACGCTGCGGAAACCGGCTTGTGCCGCCAAGGCCATGGCCTCGGGTTGCAGCTGTGGCGAGACGCAGAAATCGGGGGCGATGGTTTGCGCGGGCAGGCTCATGGCAGGGCTTCGTCCCGGAATCACTGGCTCAGAGCTTGCTTGACCGCGGCCGAGACCAGGCCCATATCGGCCTTGCCTGCCAGCTGCGCCTTCACGGCGCCCATGACCTTGCCCATATCGCCCGGTCCCTTGGCGCCCAGCTCAGCGACGATGGCTTGCACGGCGGCTGCCACTTCCTCCGCCGACATGCGTTGCGGCAGGTAGGGCTCCAGCACTTGCAACTCTGCCTGCTCCTTCTCAGCGAGGTCAGGGCGGCCGCCCGCGCTGAACTGGCTGATCGAGTCTTTGCGCTGCTTGATCAGCTTGTCGACGATGGCGATCACACCGGCTTCGTCCAGTTCCACGCGTTCATCGACTTCTTTTTGCTTGATGGCGGCGAGCAGACCCCGAATGGTGGTCAGGCGCTCGCTGTCCTTGGCGCGCATGGCGGCCTTCATGTCGTCGGTGATGCGGTCTTTCAAGCTCATGGCAAATCCTGGGTGTCTTGGAATAGGTGGGTGCGTTGCACGCGGGACCAACGTGCTCTCGGCGCGCAGTGTGCCTGCGTTTGCGCAGGTTCGAGATCAAAAAAAACCCGCTACAGCGTCCTGTGCGGGTTTTTTCGGCCGTGTAGCGGTTCCAGAGGAACTGCCGAGGCAATCAGGCGATCAGTACAGCTTCTTCGGCAGCTGCATGCTGCGAACGCGCTTGTAGTGACGCTTGACGGCGGCTGCCTTCTTGCGCTTACGCTCAGCCGTGGGCTTCTCGTAAAACTCGCGGGCGCGCAGGTCGGTCAGCAGGCCCAGTTTTTCGATGGTGCGCTTGAAACGGCGCAGGGCCACATCAAACGGCTCGTTCTCTTTGACGCGAATCGTGGTCATGAAAAGGTAGTTCCTTCAATATGCGCTCGGTGTTCGCCAAGTACTTCATTCAAGACATTTTGAATTCAGTGTCTGAAACGGCTTATCCGGATTCCGCTTCAGAAGCGTTGCGAATCGACGCGCAGGTTTGCCAGCAAAGACGAAGATTGTAGCCTGATTTTCAAGCGATTGCGGTATTTGCATGCAAAGAGCGCGCGCAGGCCGCCGCGCTGGCCCAGGCCCACTGGAAGTTATAGCCTCCCAGCCAGCCGGTGACGTCCACCACTTCGCCGATGAAATACAGGCCCGGCACCCGTTTGCTCTCCATGTTCTGCGAGTTCAGCTCGCGCGTGTCGACGCCGCCGCGCATCACCTCGGCCTTGCGCCAACCCTCGCTGCCGTTGGGAATCAGCGACCAGGCTTGCAGCTGTTGCGCCAGGTTCTGCAGGTCTTTGTCCTTGCATTCCGGCATGGGACGCTGGCTGGCGAGGCCCAGGCGTTCCAGCCAGGCCTGGGCCAGGCGTTGCGGGAACAGGCTGGCCAGTTCGTTGCCCAGCTGCCGCTTGGATTCCCGCTTGGCGCTCTGCAGCAAGGGCAGCAGCTTGTGCTCGGGCGCCAGATCGATCTGCAAGGCTTGGCCCTCGGTCCAGAAGCTGGAGATTTGCAGGATGGCCGGGCCGCTCAGGCCGCGGTGGGTGAAGAGCAGGTCCTCCAGAAAACGCGCCTTGACCTTGCCCTGGCCGGTGCTGACCGCGACCGGCAGTGACAGGCCCGCCAGCGCCGAAAAGGGCGCCCAAGCCTGCTCGTCGAAGGTCAGTGGCACCAGGGCCGGGCGGGGCTCGACGATGGCATGACCGAAGCGCTTGGCCAGGCGCAGGCCCCAATCGGTGGCGCCGATCTTGGGCACGGGCAGGCCGCCTGTGGCCACCACCACCGAGTGCGCGCGCACCTGCCCGCGCGTGGTGTGCAGCTCGAATCGGGCCGCCGAGGCCTCTGTCGATTCGGCGCTCAGGGTCTGCAGCTCTTGCACGCTGCATGGCTGCCAGCGCTCCACGCCGCCGGCCGCACATTCCTTGAGCAGCATCTGGATGATCTGGTCGCTGGAGTCGTCGCAGAACAGCTGGCCCTTGTGCTTTTCGTGGAAGGCGATGCCGTGCTTTTGCACCAGGGCAATGAAGTCCTGGCTGCTGTAGCGCGCCAGGGCCGAGCGGCAGAAGGCGGGGTTGTCGGAGAGAAAATTGGCCGGGCCGACGTCGCGGTTGGTGAAGTTGCAGCGGCCGCCGCCCGAAATGCGAATCTTTTCGGCCACGCGCTCGGCATGGTCGATCAGCAGCACCTTGAGGCCACGTTGACCGGCTTGGCCGGCACAAAAGAGTCCGGCGGCGCCGGCGCCGATGATGACGAGGTCGAAATGCATGAATGGGGTGACTGTGTTCGGGGCGGAAAGATGCGCTGTGCCCGGGGGGGGAAATCTGTTGCGTCAATGCCGCGCCTGCCCCTCGTTGATGCGGCGAGAACTGCAAGGCATTGCAAAGAGTGCAGCAATTGTCCCGCAGCCGCAGCCTCGGTCCTTGAGATGGCTCTGGAGAGGCCGATATCGCTTGAATACGGCGCTGGGCGTGATCTAGGGACGAACCGTGAAGAAATTTGCATTTGGATCGACCAGAGCCCTGGCCGCACTTCGCTAGGATGCAAGCTGTTGCCAAGTTAGGGGGAGAACCCCGGGCCTGTGCACACTTGCTTGATTCGCGGGCGCGAAGCCATCTACAGTGCCCGAAAGCTTGCGCGGTTCCCCAAAATGGCGCGCGAGTGAGCGAAGGTCTCGCTGGCCTGCTCGTCCCGTCAGCCTGTGTGCGTCGACCCTGAATGATTGAACGACTGAGACCTCATGAACAATCCAGCCGCCCCTGACCACGCCGTGCCACCCGCTCAGGGCAGTTTGGCTCATTGGTTGGCCGGGCATGGGGCGGTGGCCAGCGACATGGGGGCGACCCTGCTCAGCTTGATCGAGCCGCTGAACTTGCTGGCTGCCATCAAATCCCTGGCCACGGGCCGCTATGTGTTCGCCAGCCCGGGCCTGGACCGCTTGTTCGAGCGCAGCGAAAGCTCGGTGGTGGGCAGCGTTGACAACGACCTGATGCGCGCCGAGGAAGTGGTGGCCATGCGCCGCGTCGAGCAGGCGGTGATGGCGCAGCGCTCGGTCACTGTGAGCGAGCATCGCCTGGAGTTGGGCGGGCGCCGGCGCGAGTTCACCGTCACCCGGGCCGCCTTGGGCACCGAATTTGTGCTGTCTGTCTGGCAAGAACGCACCGAAGAGCGGCACCGCGAAAGCCATTTACAGCGTGCCCTGCAGCAACTGGAGCAGCAGCAAAAGGCGCTCGAGCAGATCCGCCGAGAGCTGCAGCAGGGCAGCGGCCGCGACGAGGTCTCGGGCCTCTACTTGCAGGCGCAGTTCGACGACGCGCTGCTGCGTGAAATCGACCTCTCGACCCGTGAGCATCGCGAATTCGCTCTGGTCATCATTGCCCTGGACCCGGCGCCCGCCGCCATCCAGGCCTTGGGCGAAGAGGCCAATCAGCGTCTGC contains:
- a CDS encoding protein tyrosine phosphatase family protein; protein product: MSLPAQTIAPDFCVSPQLQPEAMALAAQAGFRSVINNRPDFEGGPDQPTTAQMEAAARAAGLEYRHLPVSGSYQSPEDIVQFHQLLNSLPKPILAFCRSGARSTRLYTAASVL
- a CDS encoding GatB/YqeY domain-containing protein gives rise to the protein MSLKDRITDDMKAAMRAKDSERLTTIRGLLAAIKQKEVDERVELDEAGVIAIVDKLIKQRKDSISQFSAGGRPDLAEKEQAELQVLEPYLPQRMSAEEVAAAVQAIVAELGAKGPGDMGKVMGAVKAQLAGKADMGLVSAAVKQALSQ
- a CDS encoding GGDEF domain-containing protein, which translates into the protein MNNPAAPDHAVPPAQGSLAHWLAGHGAVASDMGATLLSLIEPLNLLAAIKSLATGRYVFASPGLDRLFERSESSVVGSVDNDLMRAEEVVAMRRVEQAVMAQRSVTVSEHRLELGGRRREFTVTRAALGTEFVLSVWQERTEERHRESHLQRALQQLEQQQKALEQIRRELQQGSGRDEVSGLYLQAQFDDALLREIDLSTREHREFALVIIALDPAPAAIQALGEEANQRLLEGMGRMLRANTRAMDAACRVGHSRFAVLLSGVGLATAHARMEQLRRQCMAQIIVLNGQDMGLSLSMGVCSFPHTASKQDELWNASEAAVHEAQRRGGNQVVLASIPFGA
- the rpsU gene encoding 30S ribosomal protein S21, translating into MTTIRVKENEPFDVALRRFKRTIEKLGLLTDLRAREFYEKPTAERKRKKAAAVKRHYKRVRSMQLPKKLY
- a CDS encoding BaiN/RdsA family NAD(P)/FAD-dependent oxidoreductase → MHFDLVIIGAGAAGLFCAGQAGQRGLKVLLIDHAERVAEKIRISGGGRCNFTNRDVGPANFLSDNPAFCRSALARYSSQDFIALVQKHGIAFHEKHKGQLFCDDSSDQIIQMLLKECAAGGVERWQPCSVQELQTLSAESTEASAARFELHTTRGQVRAHSVVVATGGLPVPKIGATDWGLRLAKRFGHAIVEPRPALVPLTFDEQAWAPFSALAGLSLPVAVSTGQGKVKARFLEDLLFTHRGLSGPAILQISSFWTEGQALQIDLAPEHKLLPLLQSAKRESKRQLGNELASLFPQRLAQAWLERLGLASQRPMPECKDKDLQNLAQQLQAWSLIPNGSEGWRKAEVMRGGVDTRELNSQNMESKRVPGLYFIGEVVDVTGWLGGYNFQWAWASAAACARSLHANTAIA